One region of Gossypium raimondii isolate GPD5lz chromosome 6, ASM2569854v1, whole genome shotgun sequence genomic DNA includes:
- the LOC105773590 gene encoding proteasome subunit alpha type-1-B: MFRNQYDTDVTTWSPAGRLFQVEYAMEAVKQGSAAIGLRSKTHVVLGCVNKANSELSSHQKKIFKVDDHIGVAIAGLTADGRVLSRYMRNECINYSFTYESPLPVGRLVVQLADKAQVCTQRSWKRPYGVGLLVAGLDESGAHLYYNCPSGNYFEYQAFAIGSRSQAAKTYLERRFESFRDASRDDLVKDALMAIRETLQGETLKSLVCTVAVVGVGEPFHILDQGTVQQMIDAFEIVAEQEGPAAEPDTEAGQEASAEPEPEQGAAAGEGVAPMDI; encoded by the exons ATGTTCAGGAACCAATACGATACCGACGTCACTACATGGAGCCCGGCGGGCCGGTTGTTCCAAGTGGAGTACGCGATGGAGGCCGTGAAACAAGGCTCGGCGGCGATCGGACTCCGATCTAAGACCCATGTTGTTTTGGGTTGCGTTAACAAGGCTAATTCCGAGTTGTCTTCTCACCAGAAGAAGATCTTCAAAGTCGACGACCATATCGGTGTCGCCATCGCCGGTCTCACCGCCGACGGACGCGTCCTTTCTCGGTATATGCGGAACGAGTGTATCAACTATAGCTTCACGTACGAGTCGCCGCTTCCCGTGGGCCGACTCGTTGTTCAACTCGCCGATAAAGCCCAG GTCTGCACCCAACGTTCTTGGAAACGACCTTATGGTGTTGGTTTGTTGGTGGCTGGCTTGGATGAATCCGGGGCTCATCTCTACTATAACTGCCCAAGTGGAAACTACTTTGAGTACCAAGCTTTTGCCATCGGATCACGCTCGCAAGCTGCAAAAACGTACTTGGAACGCAGGTTTGAGAGCTTTAGAGACGCATCACGGGATGATCTGGTCAAGGATGCTCTTATGGCAATAAGGGAGACCCTGCAAGGAGAAACCTTAAAAAGCTTGGTATGTACGGTTGCCGTGGTAGGGGTCGGGGAGCCATTCCATATCTTGGATCAAGGAACCGTACAACAAATGATTGATGCCTTCGAAATTGTGGCAGAGCAAGAAGGTCCTGCTGCTGAACCTGATACTGAGGCAGGACAGGAGGCTTCAGCCGAGCCCGAACCTGAACAGGGTGCTGCTGCTGGCGAAGGCGTGGCCCCTATGGATATTTGA